A genomic stretch from Penicillium digitatum chromosome 4, complete sequence includes:
- a CDS encoding Armadillo-like helical, protein MSASDTVPASSPSQNGIPELDIPKLHALPSEQQELYMLTFTSSLVQYISGLEAAEVISQQKDLKKELFKILNLPSPTITRVLRNNLGRCFGAVLSKGDRGILFETIADLLAILNAGKSEAELKTKLAAAHCLGEVFATAGESAFMQSNVATSSALKLLKSASNHTGLRGVLFAVMRKIVAGIGVPIDEGAARDIWKQARNAAIGDKSIFVQVHACRCLEQLVATTPFFDNTHDFEHLKTLVWKVIDSPAAPVRHAVAALLGRALINLHATDTHITTTPKSKSKKSKRTSKKPGVGLGDEDEAEMSESSVPKKTDSRLYFLLPDLLRQLSSQYLKSTTSNRSRAGICICYKYVLRNLGDKIVEDCYSQIANNLLVELLNHPTVTYNRFRLLMTRRFVKSILEDTIGQELLRENSQLNATTWLINDILKDYPQVIQERREPSKYTLTSAVSALSSLISSLGSAFSVQADSCREALLQVLTHPSYTVQVHVAHCLRNFVLASPHQLLSCVTICMNSLNREIGLLGTSRQSPRRCIGYANGLSAMLSTSRLQPLYGSVDVFARAFTQATDLLKTSSTSELRVASIQIQVAWILIGGLMPLGPSFVKTHLSQLMLLWKNALPKHLGKENAAQPGAVETSFLTHVRECALGSLLVFMEFNSKLITSDGAKRIAAMLQNTVEFLDNLPKPKAMEDLSQRLHPAMQLQDYSTLVRRRVLQCFTKLVHVHPTSHGDIISQSSLLSLAISSFADPDAQYKQLESSISGSAGQFDGLWDLCDNYGFGVTGLSREYIRATLSGTQEDDKSPGWSAIDSVDQLVDETLAFPICQASEHDAILLYSLRDGDMLAVDPPTTGVINSAIDLFSVALALHSPKIQESSVEQIATFLTSPGLQRNPGRKAALVVNISVALLHALKVAVKETDFMPGKLNPSTDKILQELLQKFVIDADPVVRTIGVEALGRLCDSAGNACTNTQVNWLVDTIVENREPNARAGCAAALGCIHAQIGGMAAGLHLKTIVGVLMSLCNDPHPVVHFWALGGLERVANSAGLTFSPFVSGSLGMLAQLYNADTHNEEAAALATSNLEMSFSTPVVLSRCVDSLINVLGPDLQDITKTRNLILTLLRQFQLEENPALVTESSKCLDHFSMYASSFVDIAAYVKRLQKELRASNFLMRDVAVRGLNNLMKRDASSVMQTVGQSLEDDIWLAFDEAPNNKSLKSMIQDWLQQTALTETEIWIQRCQNIMTKTRHKQEPVPTTAVQTTAADLPDDEVAGFASAAGEGQGDTANEGISGQELLKWQTRNFAMSCLSELLATVQEAILPDSAIPAELALQKNVGDVVRMAFSASTANVIELRVWGLKIIDQVLTMFGKTPDPDFAEASLLEQYQAQIGSALTPAFAADSSAELASEAINVSATFIATGIVTNVDRMGRILKLLVLGLENFAKNPETTEIGDLKGLNSNARVMVKLALFSAWARLQIASIDQEYLTQVVQPYIARLTPLWLSSLQEYARLRFEPDISGSLGTTSSSDLDEVYAALNRETLLEFYQDTWLYLVDAIAGLVEKDIDFVFDALDGKLQVPEEPSGAESEEKQETAPKKDEGKGDDINYREEPVAFFFVLFGLAFESLVDQGTSASQRLDILQALKRILKPVISGNAIYQDAIFTETMDSFDRLVLTEATPIQTVIVEIAQNLSLDHPAAKGDLERSDHLSDDIEQLFELTRSIILVLAGMLPNLRESTQLARFNVTSDESLTLIRLALHSLVDVASVFPSIIRNDLHACILHIFTTILATGICQAGVVPQALPIFRQFVHGIAHTSESLEDLEIVSFQLRGCLTRFLTILTIAQRRESDISIPCAKNTLLAITFLLTAGAHVIPPQEPVLIRILDEFLDCLQDVGLATVAASCLRSILVKPGSRSVTDEVIGRYLTPRLIAFMVACPLDNGEIPSDPENSRTVVARTLVSCISNATFSPSELPAATSLIISALLARAKREGESVHQESAGHLLELAKADQLTFRTLVATMNADQKSLLEEVLRSVGVGAVASKAADVADNAPQAVPSIALRMDF, encoded by the exons ATGTCTGCCTCCGATACAGTCCCAGCATCGTCCCCTTCACAAAATGGGATTCCTGAGCTCGATATCCCTAAACTACACGCCCTCCCCTCCGAGCAGCAAGAACTGTACATGCTTACGTTCACCTCCAGCCTCGTACAATACATATCTGGATTGGAAGCGGCGGAAGTCATATCTCAACAAAAGGATCTGAAAAAGGAATTGTTCAAGATATTAAACCTCCCTTCACCGACTATCACTCGAGTCCTCCGCAACAATCTAGGGCGATGTTTCGGCGCAGTACTCAGCAAAGGGGATCGCGGGATCCTCTTCGAAACAATCGCTGACCTGCTGGCAATTCTGAATGCCGGTAAAAGTGAAGCCGAATTGAAGACTAAACTCGCTGCGGCGCATTGTCTAGGGGAGGTCTTTGCGACAGCCGGCGAGAGTGCGTTTATGCAGTCCAATGTTGCCACATCGAGCGCGCTTAAACTGCTGAAATCAGCAAGCAATCACACTGGTCTCAGGGGAGTTCTCTTTGCAGTGATGCGCAAGATTGTTGCTGGAATTGGGGTTCCGATTGATGAAGGAGCCGCCCGTGACATTTGGAAACAGGCCCGAAACGCTGCTATCGGCGACAAGTCCATTTTCGTCCAAGTCCATGCTTGCCGCTGCCTGGAGCAGTTGGTTGCCACAACACCATTCTTTGATAACACACATGACTTCGAACACCTCAAAACCCTTGTATGGAAGGTGATCGACAGCCCCGCTGCGCCGGTGCGGCACGCCGTAGCTGCACTTCTCGGTCGGGCACTGATTAATCTACATGCTACGGATACACACATCACGACCACCCCGAAATCGAAATCGAAGAAATCGAAACGTACGTCGAAGAAACCTGGCGTGGGACTGGGAGATGAGGACGAGGCGGAGATGTCAGAGTCGTCTGTCCCTAAGAAAACTGACTCGCGCCTGTACTTCCTTCTCCCGGACTTGTTGAGACAGCTTTCGTCCCAATATCTGAAGAGCACTACTTCGAATCGCTCACGCGCTGGGATCTGTATATGCTACAAATATGTTTTGCGCAATCTGGGAGACAAGATTGTCGAAGATTGCTATAGTCAGATCGCCAACAACTTGCTCGTCGAATTGTTGAACCATCCGACCGTAACATACAACCGCTTCCGCCTACTTATGACCAGGAGGTTTGTCAAGAGTATCCTTGAAGACACTATTGGCCAGGAATTGTTGCGCGAGAACAGCCAACTCAATGCTACAACCTGGCTCATCAACGATATCCTCAAGGACTACCCCCAAGTTATCCAGGAACGTCGTGAACCAAGCAAGTACACACTGACGAGTGCAGTCAGTGCTCTGTCCTCGTTGATTTCATCTCTGGGCTCCGCCTTCAGCGTTCAAGCCGATAGCTGCCGAGAAGCTCTGCTTCAAGTACTTACTCATCCTAGCTATACTGTTCAAGTTCACGTTGCTCATTGTCTACGAAACTTCGTTCTAGCCTCTCCACATCAGCTGCTGTCGTGTGTGACAATCTGCATGAATAGTCTGAATAGGGAGATAGGACTGCTAGGCACATCGCGCCAGTCGCCTCGCCGGTGTATTGGTTATGCCAATGGATTATCTGCCATGCTCAGCACTTCTCGTTTACAACCACTGTATGGATCAGTGGATGTGTTTGCGCGCGCTTTTACCCAGGCAACCGATCTTCTCAAGACAAGCAGCACTTCCGAGCTTCGGGTTGCGAGCATTCAGATCCAGGTGGCGTGGATTCTGATTGGAGGTCTGATGCCTCTCGGCCCCAGCTTTGTCAAGACCCATTTGTCCCAACTGATGCTTCTCTGGAAAAACGCACTGCCCAAACACCTCGGCAAGGAGAATGCTGCCCAGCCAGGTGCCGTCGAGACCAGTTTCCTGACCCACGTGCGGGAGTGTGCATTGGGCTCGCTGCTGGTGTTCATGGAGTTCAACAGCAAATTGATCACATCAGATGGTGCAAAGAGAATCGCTGCGATGTTGCAAAATACTGTCGAATTCTTGGATAACTTGCCTAAGCCGAAGGCTATGGAAGATCTTTCACAGCGGCTGCACCCAGCAATGCAATTGCAAGATTATTCAACTTTGGTGCGGCGACGTGTCTTGCAGTGTTTCACGAAGCTTGTGCATGTCCATCCAACTAGTCATGGGGACATAATCTCTCAATCTAGTCTTCTCAGTCTGGCTATCTCCTCATTTGCAGACCCAGATGCTCAGTACAAGCAGCTAGAAAGCTCTATTTCCGGTTCTGCTGGACAGTTCGATGGTCTATGGGACCTATGTGATAATTATGGATTTGGTGTCACTGGACTATCCCGAGAATATATTCGGGCTACACTGTCCGGCACTCAGGAAGATGACAAGAGTCCCGGCTGGTCTGCGATTGACTCCGTGGACCAACTTGTGGACGAAACCTTAGCTTTCCCTATTTGTCAAGCCAGCGAGCATGACGCGATTCTTTTATACAGTTTGCGAGATGGAGATATGCTTGCTGTTGATCCCCCAACGACAGGAGTTATCAACTCGGCAATCGATTTGTTCTCTGTAGCTCTCGCTCTTCATTCGCCCAAAATCCAGGAAAGCAGTGTTGAGCAGATCGCTACATTCCTCACTTCTCCTGGCCTGCAAAGAAACCCCGGCAGGAAAGCAGCGTTAGTTGTCAACATCTCGGTCGCCCTTTTGCATGCTCTGAAAGTTGCTGTGAAGGAGACAGACTTCATGCCTGGCAAGCTAAATCCGTCCACTGATAAGATTTTGCAAGAGCTCCTCCAAAAATTCGTCATAGATGCTGATCCAGTTGTTCGCACAATCGGAGTTGAAGCACTTGGACGACTTTGCGACAGTGCTGGAAACGCATGCACCAACACACAGGTCAATTGGCTTGTAGATACCATTGTCGAGAACAGAGAGCCTAACGCTAGAGCTGGCTGTGCTGCCGCCCTAGGATGTATCCACGCTCAGATTGGCGGAATGGCAGCTGGTTTGCACCTCAAAACAATTGTTGGCGTTTTAATGTCCCTGTGCAATGACCCTCACCCTGTTGTCCATTTCTGGGCTCTTGGAGGCCTGGAGAGAGTTGCCAACTCCGCTGGTTTGACATTCTCGCCTTTTGTTTCCGGCTCTTTGGGGATGCTTGCCCAACTCTACAACGCTGATACCCACAACGAGGAGGCAGCCGCGTTGGCGACCTCCAATCTTGAAATGTCATTCTCGACACCCGTCGTGCTCAGTCGATGCGTGGACTCTCTTATCAACGTTCTCGGACCGGATCTGCAAGACATTACGAAGACCAGAAACCTCATTTTGACCCTACTTCGCCAATTTCAGTTGGAGGAAAACCCAGCACTAGTGACGGAGAGTTCCAAATGTTTGGATCACTTCTCGATGTATGCCTCCAGTTTTGTTGACATTGCGGCATACGTGAAGCGACTGCAGAAAGAGCTTCGAGCAAGCAATTTCCTGATGCGAGATGTGGCAGTTCGGGGACTGAACAACCTGATGAAACGAGACGCATCGTCTGTGATGCAGACGGTGGGTCAGTCTTTGGAAGATGATATCTGGCTCGCCTTCGATGAAGCACCGAATAACAAGTCGCTCAAGTCAATGATCCAGGACTGGCTCCAGCAGACTGCTTTGACAGAAACTGAAATTTGGATTCAGCGTTGTCAGAACATCATGACCAAGACACGCCACAAACAGGAACCTGTGCCTACCACAGCTGTTCAAACTACAGCTGCTGATCTCCCTGATGACGAAGTTGCCGGTTTCGCCTCGGCAGCTGGGGAAGGGCAAGGTGACACTGCGAACGAAGGTATCTCTGGCCAAGAATTGTTGAAGTGGCAGACCCGCAACTTTGCCATGAGCTGTCTCTCCGAACTTCTGGCTACTGTCCAAGAGGCTATCCTCCCAGACTCTGCCATCCCAGCGGAGTTGGCTCTCCAGAAAAACGTGGGAGATGTTGTTAGAATGGCCTTTTCAGCATCTACCGCCAATGTCATTGAACTGCGCGTATGGGGATTGAAGATCATCGACCAGGTTCTTACCATGTTCGGCAAGACACCGGATCCTGACTTTGCCGAAGCCTCGCTCCTGGAGCAATATCAAGCTCAGATTGGGTCAGCGCTTACACCTGCCTTTGCTGCTGATTCCTCCGCGGAGCTGGCCTCGGAGGCTATCAATGTGTCTGCGACTTTTATCGCTACAGGAATTGTAACCAATGTCGACCGCATGGGGCGAATTCTAAAGCTTTTGGTGCTAGGCTTGGAGAACTTTGCGAAGAACCCGGAGACTACTGAAATCGGTGATCTCAAGGGTCTCAACTCAAATGCTCGAGTTATGGTGAAACTCGCACTGTTCTCGGCTTGGGCCCGGCTCCAGATCGCAAGTATCGACCAAGAGTACTTGACCCAGGTGGTCCAACCTTATATTGCTAGACTTACACCTCTatggctttcttctcttcaagAATATGCTCGATTGCGCTTTGAGCCAGACATTTCCGGTAGCTTGGGGACAACCTCGAGCAGTGACCTGGATGAGGTGTATGCTGCGTTGAATCGTGAGACCCTGTTAGAG TTCTATCAAGACACGTGGTTATACTTGGTTGATGCAATTGCCGGGCTCGTCGAGAAAGATATCGACTTTGTTTTCGATGCTTTGGATGGCAAGTTGCAGGTGCCCGAGGAGCCTAGCGGGGCTGAGAGCGAAGAGAAACAAGAAACAGCCCCCAAGAAAGATGAAGGGAAAGGAGATGATATTAATTACCGCGAAGAGCCAGTCGCATTCTTCTTTGTCTTGTTTGGACTGGCTTTCGAATCTCTGGTTGATCAAGGAACTTCGGCGTCGCAACGATTGGACATTCTTCAGGCTCTAAAGCGAATCCTCAAGCCAGTCATCTCTGGAAATGCCATTTATCAAGATGCAATTTTCACAGAGACCATGGACAGTTTCGACCGTCTGGTGTTAACAGAAGCTACCCCTATCCAGACTGTCATTGTCGAGATTGCCCAAAACTTGTCCCTAGATCACCCCGCAGCAAAGGGCGATCTAGAACGCAGCGATCATCTTTCTGATGACATCGAGCAACTGTTCGAGCTCACAAGAAGCATAATTCTCGTTCTCGCTGGAATGCTTCCCAATCTCCGTGAATCGACCCAACTTGCACGGTTCAACGTCACTTCAGATGAGTCTTTGACTCTCATTCGTTTAGCACTTCATTCCCTCGTCGATGTTGCATCCGTGTTCCCATCCATCATTCGAAATGACCTCCATGCTTGTATCCTACATATCTTCACAACTATCCTCGCGACTGGGATCTGCCAAGCGGGCGTGGTTCCGCAAGCTCTTCCCATCTTCAGGCAGTTCGTTCACGGCATTGCCCACACATCGGAATCACTCGAAGACCTTGAGATCGTGTCATTCCAGCTTCGAGGATGTCTCACCCGCTTCCTGACCATTCTCACCATCGCTCAGCGACGAGAGTCGGATATCTCCATCCCATGCGCCAAGAACACACTCCTCGCGATCACTTTCCTCCTGACTGCCGGCGCACACGTCATTCCGCCCCAGGAGCCAGTCCTGATCCGGATTCTGGATGAGTTCCTCGACTGTCTTCAAGACGTCGGTCTTGCTACCGTGGCCGCCAGCTGTCTCCGTTCAATCCTCGTGAAGCCGGGCTCTCGTTCCGTCACAGATGAGGTTATTGGCCGATACCTGACTCCTCGGCTGATCGCCTTCATGGTTGCCTGCCCTCTGGACAACGGCGAAATCCCCAGCGACCCCGAAAACTCCCGCACAGTGGTTGCTCGCACGCTCGTGTCGTGCATCTCCAATGCCACTTTCTCCCCTTCTGAACTGCCCGCCGCTACATCCCTCATCATTTCGGCACTCTTAGCGCGCGCCAAGCGTGAAGGCGAGTCTGTGCACCAGGAATCCGCGGGCCATCTCCTCGAGCTTGCCAAGGCCGATCAGCTTACTTTCCGGACGCTAGTAGCTACCATGAACGCAGACCAGAAGTCCCTTCTAGAGGAAGTACTTCGTAGTGTCGGAGTCGGAGCTGTTGCTTCGAAGGCTGCTGATGTGGCAGACAATGCCCCCCAGGCTGTGCCGAGTATAGCATTGCGCATGGATTTCTAG
- a CDS encoding Centromere protein Cenp-I yields the protein MDSDIGNNQPSGLLDAIEHLEAVAFVPPKQRYTDASLLAKTIASNAYESGIPQPVLSRLLKILTTKNNLDQGTVTTLIKNLYPQERIVSKNVTQVVCCLGPSKNKPSPATQALLLRWLILTYDLFEDRTHLAKLYAVLFNYLDMISLRKPLCHLLSLLTRRKHVKPFRIQALMGLIQTAGGEDKELISLLRIFKNFYPEIILGEFGGSRRNSLFFKHPDPEWSSHVKELQDQNMERVQAGQESSFQVVHRGTVKRSRIEVVIPTLQTSRVSHKHTSLEELRDVGHFVDTLDKIELPNQIISTLGDAMAQKYLHLVQSELAHHRLNAWLRNFLEDRLEMLRGDENDEPETLSYVLDFVVEYVSYTKDLPSSIRSFLKSYLQTWNGKDNRDRVFRLLKYISIEPFASLRSEFLSPLESAVLDESLRSRTALLGFYSTLIGQWGVKLRSQPDEKEKSIHLSQIIVHAELLASSILEFSVEDEDKKSKPATISVLGFYRSLSELFSHAPQDARFRLTLPHAQTVYTLAFTPSVVAISTLNSILAVYKSAFEASLNSHVLQAQNSPAYGTDLVGRFNGYVMDMCNVLWRNRALNTEDPNALGCLVPTPTTTALTNYIKDLSEAAKHYDRESAFHINLASIFSLSHHAAFCNLSAACFADLEEDQHVADHCPKLRKPVTQKVLQALEKDGGAKITWQEYRVHMLDWLDAIGCRGTGILMRSTMKALRKE from the exons ATGGATAGTGATATAGGCAA CAACCAACCAAGCGGCCTGCTTGATGCGATCGAGCACTTGGAAGCTG TTGCATTTGTCCCGCCCAAGCAGAGATACACAGATGCCAGCTTACTAGCCAAAACAATAGCTTCAAACGCGTACGAGAGCGGCATCCCGCAACCCGTGCTGTCCCGTCTCTTGAAGATTCTGACCACGAAAAATAACTTGGATCAGGGTACAGTTACCACGCTGATCAAAAACCTATACCCTCAGGAAAGAATCGTGTCTAAGAATGTCACTCAAGTGGTGTGCTGTCTTGGGCCCAGCAAGAACAAACCGAGCCCTGCTACACAGGCTCTGCTATTGCGCTGGTTGATTCTTACGTATGATCTATTCGAAGATAGGACGCATCTTGCCAAACTCTATGCTGTTCTTTTCAACTATTTGGATATGATTAGTTTGCGCAAACCGCTTTGTCACCTTCTCTCGCTTCTCACAAGACGAAAGCACGTCAAGCCATTCCGGATTCAAGCCTTGATGGGATTGATCCAGACTGCAGGTGGTGAAGACAAAGAGCTTATCAGCCTTCTGAGGATTTTCAAGAATTTTTACCCCGAGATTATTCTCGGGGAGTTTGGAGGATCGAGAAGGAattccctcttcttcaaACACCCAGACCCCGAGTGGTCAAGCCATGTAAAGGAGCTTCAAGATCAGAATATGGAAAGAGTACAGGCTGGCCAGGAGTCGAGTTTTCAAGTTGTTCATCGGGGAACTGTGAAAAGAAGTAGGATTGAAGTGGTGATTCCGACTCTACAGACTTCACGAGTCTCTCACAAGCACACATCTTTGGAGGAGCTTCGTGACGTTGGCCATTTTGTCGACACCCTTGACAAGATCGAGTTACCAAATCAGATTATCTCAACTTTGGGCGACGCAATGGCTCAGAAGTATCTTCATCTGGTCCAGTCCGAACTTGCACATCACCGTCTAAATGCATGGTTGAGAAATTTTCTTGAGGATAGGTTGGAGATGCTTCGTGGTGATGAAAATGATGAGCCCGAAACATTATCCTACGTGTTGGATTTTGTTGTGGAATATGTATCCTATACCAAG GACCTCCCATCCTCGATCCGTTCCTTTTTGAAGTCTTATCTGCAAACATGGAATGGCAAGGATAATCGTGACCGCGTCTTCCGACTTCTCAAGTATATCTCAATCGAACCTTTCGCGTCGCTCCGGAGTGAATTCTTGTCACCATTGGAATCAGCAGTGTTAGACGAGAGTCTTCGTTCCAGAACAGCATTGCTGGGGTTCTACTCGACGTTGATCGGCCAATGGGGGGTCAAACTTCGATCACAGCcagatgaaaaagaaaaatcaatCCACCTGAGTCAAATTATCGTTCACGCCGAGCTTTTAGCTTCTTCAATTCTGGAGTTCTCAGTGGAGGACGAGGATAAAAAGTCCAAGCCAGCTACAATCTCCGTTCTCGGCTTCTACAGAAGCCTTTCGGAACTTTTCTCGCACGCACCTCAAGATGCCCGATTCCGCCTCACACTTCCGCACGCGCAAACAGTATACACGCTCGCCTTCACACCCAGTGTCGTTGCGATCTCAACCCTTAATTCCATCTTGGCCGTCTACAAGTCTGCATTCGAGGCCTCTCTGAATTCCCATGTTCTCCAAGCACAAAACTCCCCGGCTTATGGAACAGATCTTGTTGGTCGCTTCAACGGGTATGTCATGGATATGTGCAATGTGCTATGGCGCAATCGTGCACTGAATACCGAAGACCCGAATGCGCTAGGCTGCCTCGTCCCAACACCGACTACCACTGCTCTGACAAACTATATCAAGGATTTGTCTGAGGCGGCCAAACATTATGACCGCGAAAGTGCATTCCATATTAATCTTGCGTCCATATTCTCTCTCAGTCATCACGCTGCATTCTGCAACCTGTCTGCAGCTTGCTTTGCGGATCTGGAAGAGGACCAGCATGTTGCGGACCACTGCCCGAAATTGAGAAAGCCGGTCACCCAGAAAGTGCTACAGGCACTGGAGAAAGATGGTGGTGCTAAGATTACATGGCAGGAGTACCGTGTGCATATGCTGGACTGGTTGGATGCGATTGGGTGCCGGGGTACTGGCATTCTGATGAGAAGCACAATGAAGGCTTTGCGCAAAGAGTAA
- a CDS encoding MOZ protein represents a chromatin-associated acetyltransferase, which yields MSTPRLPFLYPNLMRAVRSCEPITYRSLRIPYRPSQRFHTSQQRERDSYQRRYGPAVEPNTTPSLRPKNGSHVQVQEVPGDPSVEPEAVNASEQEEASPEGVQSEPPPQEAEPDIPALDQQAEIETETKEDNPSTDREPHEEQEEGIDGVEQEQASASSPPPSEGAAEESTDTSSFTSQTPFDDVLHMPSPSVYLTPTGEPFSSEDRPPHLSPAPYVHPFDTYSLVQDLSKGGYSEEQSTTIMKAVRAILQNNLSLARESLTSKSDVENEEYLFKAACSELQSSLQTARNSEIQHQRSSRTQLQHETDIISQRISQELAGMKDDIKGMFNDHKMTTREQQRSIDTSVQELNYKITVSLNSDGKSEIEGLRWILTRRAALTIAICAFMIIVFLKYASTRKVPEPKQTKQAKKPTVTKEAATETRLVQDGGIQIDGPSVEMHLGESLG from the exons ATGTCCACACCGCGGCTGCCCTTCCTGTATCCGAATTTGATGCGCGCGGTGCGATCATGCGAACCGATAACATACCGCTCACTTAGAATCCCATATCGGCCCAGTCAACGCTTCCATACGAGTCAGCAACGGGAGCGCGATTCCTACCAGCGGCGATATGGTCCAGCTGTCGAACCGAATACCACTCCTTCATTGCGTCCAAAAAATGGCTCTCATGTTCAGGTCCAGGAGGTGCCAGGGGATCCATCGGTTGAACCTGAGGCTGTAAATGCATCCGAGCAGGAGGAAGCTTCCCCGGAAGGGGTACAGTCGGAACCGCCACCACAGGAAGCCGAACCGGACATCCCAGCTTTAGATCAACAAGCTGAAATTGAAACTGAAACGAAGGAAGACAACCCCTCGACGGACCGGGAACCGCACGAGGAGCAGGAAGAGGGTATAGACGGCGTTGAACAGGAGCAGGCTTCGGCTTCTTCCCCCCCTCCTTCCGAAGGCGCAGCGGAAGAAAGTACAGACACCTCTTCATTTACAAGCCAAACTCCGTTCGATGACGTTCTCCACATGCCCTCGCCGTCGGTTTACCTTACTCCAACCGGGGAACCTTTCTCGTCCGAGGACCGCCCGCCACATTTGTCCCCAGCACCGTATGTGCACCCGTTCGACACATACTCTCTGGTACAGGATCTGTCCAAAGGAGGATACAGCGAAGAGCAGTCCACCACCATCATGAAGGCCGTGCGGGCTATCCTGCAGAATAACCTCTCCCTGGCCAGGGAGAGCCTCACTTCCAAATCCGATGTCGAGAATGAAGAATACCTGTTCAAAGCAGCCTGTTCCGAGCTTCAGTCATCGCTTCAGACAGCTCGCAACTCGGAAATACAGCACCAGCGCTCATCGCGTACGCAATTGCAGCACGAAACGGATATCATCTCGCAACGTATCAGCCAGGAACTTGCAGGCATGAAAGATGACATCAAGGGCATGTTCAATGATCACAAGATGACTACGCGAGAGCAGCAGCGGAGCATCGATACCTCGGTTCAAGAATTAAACTACAAGATCACCGTGTCGCTGAACAGCGATGGAAAGAGTGAGATTGAGGGTCTTCGATGGATTCTGACCAGACGCGCTGCTTTGACCATTGCCATTTGTGCTT TCATGATCATCGTGTTCTTGAAGTATGCTTCCACGCGCAAAGTGCCTGAGCCCAAGCAAACCAAGCAAGCGAAGAAGCCGACCGTCACCAAAGAAGCCGCCACTGAAACTCGACTGGTCCAAGATGGTGGCATTCAGATAGACGGTCCGTCTGTTGAAATGCATCTCGGCGAATCTCTCGGTTGA
- a CDS encoding Transcriptional regulator TACO1-like, domain 2, which produces MQFAEYEKHDGSQALQTTAAAPHDKAKNDKAKSRERQIMGKEIANATQMWGPDTKYNPRLALALSNAKRASVPKTIIEAAIARGQGLSMSGQALESVTIEAMLPGSVAAVVECQTDQKARVLQDVRYMIKDNGGIVTPTTFLFERKGRVVMEKKDDANVDDYLDQAIEAGAADITTDDKGRLVILTDPSETKTVGETFAKLSGLSVEELEIFWDPNKDSMVEVKDEEQVKDLEDLLSALREDPSVQDIYLNSIEKY; this is translated from the exons ATGCAATTTGCAGAGTATGAAAAGCATGATGGCTCTCAGGCTTTGCAGACTACCGCAGCAGCCCCG CATGACAAGGCCAAAAACGACAAGGCCAAGAGCAGGGAGCGCCAAATAATGGGAAAGGAAATCGCAAATGCTACACAGA TGTGGGGACCCGACACGAAGTACAATCCTCGTCTAGCCCTGGCGCTGTCGAATGCGAAACGAGCCTCCGTTCCGAAAACCATTATCGAGGCAGCAATTGCTCGGGGACAAGGACTCAGTATGTCGGGTCAAGCACTAGAATCTGTGACAATTGAAGCCATGCTGCCTGGTTCGGTAGCTGCGGTTGTGGAGTGTCAAACGGATCAGAAGGCGCGTGTGCTACAGGACGTTCGCTACATGATTAAAGACAATGGAGGAATCGTCACCCCAACTACATTCCTCTTTGAGAGAAAGGGGAGAGTTGTTatggagaagaaagatgatGCGAATGTAGACGACTACTTGGACCAGGCGATCGAAGCAGGAGCGGCCGATATCACCACGGATGATAAGGGTCGCCTCGTCATCTTGACTGATCCGTCGGAGACGAAAACCGTGGGCGAGACGTTTGCGAAACTGTCAGGTCTCAGCGTAGAGGAATTGGAGATCTTCTGGGATCCCAACAAAGATAGCATGGTCGAGGTCAAGGACGAGGAACAGGTGAAAGATCTTGAGGACCTCTTGAGTGCTCTTCGAGAAGACCCCAGTGTTCAAGATATATATCTTAACTCGATAGAGAAGTACTGA